One Candidatus Flexicrinis proximus DNA window includes the following coding sequences:
- a CDS encoding substrate-binding domain-containing protein, with translation MLKSRAIAVVVIIAVMLSGAVFAQDKTIAQLASETPELSTLVSLVEAAGITLSGTVYAPTNEAFAAWSQFVTDYVTANPELLAAVLSYHVAGEAGPTVVTAADGTVWVDNAQVIGAETAASDGVLSIIDTVLIPPVELPEVIPADVTGDINLAGSSTVFPISQAVAAAFADEGFGGEITADSIGTGAGFERFCAAEGASDISNASRPIRDAEIEACAANNQRVPVGFRVGDDGLAVVVNPANDWASELTLAEIALAFSTAATWADVRPGFPECDIVRFSPGTDSGTFDYFVEEIFDEDEAPILAASNINLSEDDNILLDGVANNECAIGYFGYAYFSENADRVSTVAVEGVQPTAESVNGGTYPLSRPLFIYSASSILAEKPQVGLFLAYYLNRVPDITPEVGYFLPNPFDFNASKLVLLALIHEASMGGM, from the coding sequence ATGTTGAAATCTCGTGCTATTGCGGTTGTGGTGATTATCGCGGTGATGCTGTCCGGCGCGGTGTTCGCCCAGGACAAGACCATCGCGCAGTTGGCGTCGGAAACGCCGGAATTGTCGACTCTGGTGTCGCTGGTTGAAGCCGCAGGCATTACCCTGTCTGGCACGGTCTACGCGCCGACCAATGAAGCGTTTGCGGCCTGGTCCCAGTTCGTCACCGATTACGTGACAGCCAACCCCGAACTGCTCGCCGCCGTCCTAAGTTACCATGTCGCCGGCGAAGCCGGTCCCACCGTCGTCACGGCCGCGGACGGCACCGTCTGGGTGGACAACGCCCAGGTCATCGGAGCCGAAACGGCCGCCAGCGATGGCGTCCTGAGCATCATCGACACCGTGCTGATCCCGCCGGTAGAGCTTCCCGAAGTGATCCCCGCCGATGTCACCGGCGACATTAATCTCGCCGGCAGTTCGACCGTGTTCCCGATTTCCCAGGCCGTTGCCGCCGCTTTCGCAGACGAAGGCTTCGGCGGTGAAATCACTGCCGACAGCATCGGCACCGGCGCGGGTTTTGAGCGCTTCTGCGCCGCCGAAGGCGCCAGCGACATCAGCAACGCCAGCCGCCCCATTCGCGACGCCGAAATCGAAGCCTGCGCGGCCAACAATCAGCGCGTTCCGGTCGGTTTCCGCGTGGGTGACGACGGCCTCGCAGTGGTCGTTAACCCCGCCAATGACTGGGCTAGCGAACTGACCCTCGCCGAAATCGCGCTCGCCTTCTCGACCGCCGCGACCTGGGCCGATGTCCGTCCCGGCTTCCCGGAATGCGACATTGTCCGCTTCAGCCCGGGTACCGACAGCGGCACCTTCGACTACTTCGTGGAAGAAATCTTCGACGAAGACGAAGCCCCGATCCTCGCCGCGTCCAATATCAACCTCAGCGAAGACGACAACATCCTGCTCGACGGCGTGGCCAATAACGAATGCGCCATCGGCTACTTCGGCTACGCCTACTTCTCTGAGAACGCCGACCGCGTTTCGACCGTCGCGGTCGAAGGTGTCCAGCCGACCGCCGAGTCCGTTAACGGCGGCACCTACCCGCTCTCCCGTCCGCTGTTCATCTACTCGGCCTCCAGCATCCTGGCCGAAAAGCCCCAGGTCGGCCTCTTCCTGGCATACTACCTCAACCGCGTGCCGGACATCACCCCGGAGGTCGGCTACTTCCTCCCCAACCCGTTCGACTTCAATGCCAGCAAGCTCGTCTTGCTCGCGCTGATCCACGAAGCGTCGATGGGCGGCATGTAG
- the pstC gene encoding phosphate ABC transporter permease subunit PstC: MRITATDHAADTLTVERGINDTRLSEHDTSSQISQPDAVTFGEFITHTVWQPQTGEYGIWALLTATLLTSGVALIVAIPLGVGAAIYLSEYAKPQTRSTLKPILEVLAGIPTVVYGFFALTFVTPSLKNLLFGSSLNSLNMLAAGITIGVLITPMISSMCEDAISAVPRSLREASTGLGATKLETTVKVIIPAAISGISAAIIVAMSRAVGETMIVLLASGAGPNFTLDLRQSAETMAGHIARISTGDIEYGSLDYTSIFAVGTTLFIVTLGLNVISNQISRRLRERY, translated from the coding sequence ATGCGCATCACCGCGACCGACCACGCGGCAGACACCCTGACGGTGGAACGCGGCATAAACGATACGCGCCTCAGCGAACACGACACCTCCTCCCAGATTTCGCAGCCGGACGCCGTGACCTTCGGCGAATTCATCACCCACACCGTCTGGCAGCCCCAAACCGGCGAATACGGCATCTGGGCACTTCTTACCGCAACGCTTCTGACCAGCGGCGTCGCCTTGATCGTTGCCATCCCGCTGGGCGTCGGCGCCGCGATCTACCTGAGCGAATACGCGAAGCCCCAGACCCGCAGCACTCTCAAGCCAATCCTCGAAGTCCTGGCCGGCATCCCCACCGTGGTCTATGGCTTCTTCGCCCTTACCTTTGTCACGCCGTCCCTGAAGAACCTCCTGTTCGGCTCAAGCCTGAACTCGCTGAACATGCTCGCCGCAGGCATTACCATCGGGGTGCTCATTACCCCGATGATTAGCTCGATGTGCGAGGACGCCATCAGCGCTGTTCCCCGTAGCTTGCGTGAGGCTTCGACCGGTCTCGGCGCTACCAAGCTTGAGACGACCGTCAAGGTCATCATCCCCGCCGCGATCAGCGGTATCTCGGCCGCCATCATCGTCGCCATGTCGCGCGCGGTAGGCGAAACCATGATCGTCCTGCTGGCCTCCGGCGCGGGGCCGAACTTCACGCTCGACTTGCGCCAGAGCGCGGAAACCATGGCCGGTCACATCGCCCGCATCAGCACCGGCGATATCGAGTACGGTTCCCTCGACTACACCAGTATCTTCGCCGTTGGAACCACTCTGTTTATCGTCACCCTCGGCCTGAATGTCATCAGCAACCAGATATCGCGCCGGCTGCGCGAGAGGTACTAA
- the pstA gene encoding phosphate ABC transporter permease PstA — translation MQRLYFGSLVIAIIVLILLLANVVNQSFGLVAQRFAVDPDTLASNPLDQLSAPELAQVLLENVPRRLLVIARDNLYTGDPANFTSTTFGEIVGSGTVSDELRDVIPKDLAEAQRNVAFAEVLGANLSQEQLFALVDFEIIKTEIDKGWPLHESLLNRAAIEAEVAADYPGAELVFKSWLSPRFVTSPLSSKPVETGIRQAVLGTIWLLGMTVLIAFPLGVGAAIYLEEYASDNWFNRLIETNIRNLAGVPSIIYGMLGLTIFVRTLEGVTGGRSIFAGALTMSLLILPVIIINAREALRAVPSTIREASYGLGATRWQTISRQVFPSALPGMLTGTILGLSRAIGETAPLFGIASTFINTDPTSPFSRFTVLPMQIYSWTGQPSELFRFNASATIILLLVILLTMNSVAIVLRNRAVNQRA, via the coding sequence ATGCAGCGCCTGTATTTCGGGTCGCTGGTCATCGCCATCATCGTCCTGATCCTCCTGCTGGCGAATGTGGTCAACCAGTCTTTCGGGCTGGTCGCCCAGCGCTTCGCCGTCGATCCCGATACCCTCGCCTCGAACCCACTCGACCAGCTCTCCGCGCCCGAACTGGCGCAGGTTCTGCTGGAAAACGTGCCGCGTCGGCTGTTGGTCATCGCGCGTGACAACCTCTACACCGGCGATCCTGCCAACTTCACCTCGACTACTTTCGGGGAAATCGTCGGCAGCGGCACTGTGTCTGACGAACTCCGCGATGTGATCCCGAAAGACCTCGCCGAGGCGCAGCGCAACGTGGCCTTTGCCGAAGTCTTGGGCGCAAATCTCAGCCAGGAACAGCTGTTCGCCCTTGTCGACTTCGAGATCATCAAGACCGAAATCGACAAAGGCTGGCCACTTCACGAAAGCCTGCTCAACCGCGCCGCCATTGAGGCTGAAGTCGCCGCAGACTACCCTGGCGCCGAACTGGTCTTCAAGTCCTGGCTCAGCCCGCGCTTCGTCACCTCGCCGCTCTCGTCAAAGCCGGTCGAAACCGGCATTCGGCAGGCCGTCTTGGGCACCATCTGGCTCCTTGGCATGACTGTCCTGATCGCCTTCCCGCTCGGTGTCGGCGCGGCCATCTATCTCGAGGAATACGCCAGTGACAACTGGTTCAACCGTCTCATCGAAACCAACATCCGCAATCTCGCCGGCGTTCCGTCTATCATCTACGGTATGCTCGGCCTGACCATCTTCGTCAGGACGCTCGAAGGTGTCACCGGCGGTCGCAGCATTTTCGCCGGCGCCCTGACCATGTCTCTGCTCATTCTGCCGGTCATCATCATCAACGCGCGTGAAGCCTTGCGCGCCGTTCCATCGACCATTCGCGAAGCCTCTTACGGGTTGGGCGCGACCCGCTGGCAGACCATCTCCCGTCAGGTCTTCCCCTCGGCGCTCCCAGGTATGCTCACCGGGACAATTCTCGGTCTGTCCCGCGCCATCGGCGAGACAGCGCCCCTCTTTGGGATCGCCTCAACCTTCATCAACACCGACCCGACCAGCCCGTTCTCGCGCTTCACCGTCCTCCCCATGCAAATCTACTCGTGGACCGGCCAGCCGAGCGAGCTGTTCCGCTTCAACGCCAGCGCGACCATCATCCTGCTTCTCGTTATTCTGCTCACCATGAACTCGGTTGCGATCGTGCTTCGTAACCGCGCCGTCAACCAAAGGGCCTGA
- the pstB gene encoding phosphate ABC transporter ATP-binding protein, with translation MAFPTTSTPIVSVKPAVKINGVDIFYGSFRAVHNVSMEIHERRITAFIGPSGCGKSTVLRAINRMNDLVPGSRIEGEIVFNGKNLYAPDVDPVEVRRRIGMVFQKPNPFPKSIFDNVAFGPRLLGVREKATLDEIVETSLRAAALWDEVKNDLKKSGMALSGGQQQRLCIARTIAVEPEIILMDEPCSALDPISTQRIEELMRELQEKYTIVIVTHNMQQAQRVSDYTAFFSIRRAIDEVTGKDTRWGELVEFEQTDQLFSRPGQRETADYISGRFG, from the coding sequence ATGGCATTCCCGACCACCTCTACTCCTATCGTTTCAGTGAAACCCGCCGTGAAGATCAACGGCGTCGACATCTTCTACGGCTCGTTCCGCGCTGTGCACAACGTAAGCATGGAGATCCACGAGCGCCGCATTACCGCCTTCATCGGCCCATCGGGCTGCGGCAAATCGACCGTCCTCCGGGCCATCAACCGTATGAACGATCTCGTTCCCGGCTCCCGCATCGAAGGCGAAATCGTCTTCAACGGCAAAAACCTCTACGCGCCAGACGTTGATCCGGTCGAAGTCCGCCGCCGCATCGGGATGGTCTTCCAGAAGCCTAATCCCTTCCCCAAAAGCATTTTTGACAATGTGGCTTTCGGTCCGCGCCTGCTCGGCGTACGCGAAAAAGCCACGCTGGACGAAATTGTGGAAACCTCGCTGCGCGCCGCCGCGCTCTGGGATGAAGTCAAAAACGACCTGAAGAAATCCGGCATGGCGCTTTCAGGCGGCCAGCAGCAGCGTCTCTGCATCGCCCGCACCATCGCGGTCGAGCCAGAAATCATCCTGATGGACGAGCCGTGCTCGGCCCTCGACCCGATCTCCACGCAGCGCATCGAGGAGCTCATGCGCGAACTGCAGGAGAAGTACACCATCGTCATCGTGACGCACAATATGCAGCAGGCCCAGCGCGTCAGCGATTACACGGCTTTCTTCAGCATCCGCCGCGCTATCGACGAGGTCACCGGCAAGGACACCCGTTGGGGCGAACTCGTCGAGTTCGAACAGACCGATCAGTTGTTCAGCCGTCCGGGCCAGCGCGAAACCGCCGACTATATCTCCGGTCGCTTTGGCTGA
- a CDS encoding DUF1295 domain-containing protein has translation MPLIAGFVGLLLGMTALWLVSLRMKDSSIVDIFWSLGFILACAIYAALTPEGNAERKLLTLVLVSVWGLRLSAHLARRNLGKGEDFRYAKWRQEAGEAWWWRSWLKVFALQGALAWVISAPLYAAQVSTAPLGVLDWLGAGVWLTGFIFESVGDWQLARFKADPAHKGRVMQSGLWRYTRHPNYFGDALVWWGLFIIALGAGGWWTVFSPLLMNYLLVNVSGVAMLESTLKTRKPEYAEYIRRTSAFIPRPPKD, from the coding sequence ATGCCATTGATCGCTGGATTCGTTGGGCTGCTGCTGGGCATGACCGCGCTGTGGCTGGTCAGCCTACGGATGAAGGACAGCAGCATCGTCGACATCTTCTGGAGCCTGGGCTTTATCCTCGCGTGCGCGATTTACGCGGCCCTGACCCCGGAAGGGAACGCGGAGCGGAAGCTGCTGACGCTGGTACTGGTCAGCGTGTGGGGGCTGCGTTTGAGCGCGCACCTGGCGCGGCGCAACCTGGGAAAAGGCGAGGACTTCCGGTATGCGAAATGGCGGCAGGAGGCCGGCGAGGCGTGGTGGTGGCGGAGCTGGTTGAAGGTCTTCGCGCTGCAGGGGGCGCTGGCCTGGGTCATTTCGGCGCCGCTGTATGCAGCACAGGTCTCGACCGCGCCGCTGGGCGTCCTGGACTGGCTGGGCGCGGGGGTGTGGCTGACCGGCTTCATCTTCGAGTCGGTTGGCGACTGGCAACTGGCACGCTTCAAGGCGGATCCCGCCCATAAAGGCAGAGTGATGCAGTCGGGGCTGTGGCGGTATACGCGGCACCCGAACTACTTCGGGGATGCGCTGGTGTGGTGGGGATTGTTCATCATCGCGCTTGGCGCAGGGGGATGGTGGACGGTATTCAGTCCGCTGCTGATGAACTATCTGCTGGTTAACGTCTCTGGAGTCGCGATGCTCGAGTCGACGCTGAAGACCAGGAAGCCCGAATACGCGGAATATATCCGCCGTACGTCGGCGTTTATCCCGCGGCCGCCGAAAGACTAA
- a CDS encoding class I SAM-dependent RNA methyltransferase, which translates to MSNSDSLFDLELIAMANGGNAMGRHEGRAIFLPYAIPGERVSARIVEERGRVAFAEGVTLLESSLDRVYPACPHFGPGRCGRCQWQHISYEAQLLLKQDVLADQLSRIGDFSDAAIEQVLLPMLASPAEWGYANHLTFTVTPDGLALPSLDKSTLAVIDECHILHPDLLDLLRKVQFEDDTKIQRVKLARGTGGDMMLILSVLDTDDIPEMEMDFTASVNLLLPDNTPVNLIGDLALSIESDGRQFRVTAGSSIRPHTDQLSPLTAAVMHGLNLTGGEKVLDLFGGVGLFSAAVAQRGGRVTLVESYPTACEDARHNLSGLSGVTVIEGTAEHVLSEGTVQFDRVIVDPPSEGLSLAVVDALAQSKASRIVYVSSDAATLARDAKRLTKHGFQLVSVQPIDLSPQTYYLDCVATLIR; encoded by the coding sequence GTGAGCAACTCCGATAGCCTTTTTGATCTCGAGCTGATCGCCATGGCCAATGGCGGAAACGCCATGGGCCGCCATGAGGGACGCGCGATATTCTTACCCTACGCCATTCCCGGTGAGCGGGTTAGCGCGCGCATCGTCGAAGAACGCGGCCGTGTCGCCTTCGCCGAAGGCGTGACCCTGCTGGAAAGTTCGCTCGATCGCGTCTATCCGGCCTGTCCGCACTTCGGCCCCGGTCGCTGTGGCCGCTGCCAGTGGCAGCACATCTCCTATGAAGCCCAACTGTTGCTCAAGCAGGATGTCCTCGCCGACCAGCTTTCGCGAATCGGCGATTTCAGCGACGCAGCCATCGAGCAGGTCCTGCTCCCCATGCTGGCCAGCCCCGCCGAGTGGGGCTATGCGAATCACCTGACGTTCACCGTCACTCCCGATGGTCTCGCCCTCCCCAGCCTCGATAAGTCGACCCTCGCCGTCATTGATGAGTGTCACATCCTGCATCCCGACCTCCTCGATCTGCTCCGTAAAGTCCAGTTCGAAGACGACACCAAAATCCAGCGCGTCAAGCTCGCCCGCGGCACCGGCGGCGATATGATGCTGATCCTGTCCGTTTTGGATACCGACGACATTCCCGAAATGGAAATGGATTTCACCGCCAGCGTCAATCTGCTCCTCCCTGACAATACGCCCGTCAACCTGATCGGTGATCTGGCCCTAAGCATCGAGTCGGATGGGCGGCAGTTCAGAGTGACCGCCGGCAGTTCGATCCGTCCCCACACCGACCAATTGTCGCCGCTGACCGCCGCCGTAATGCACGGATTGAACCTCACCGGCGGCGAGAAAGTTCTCGACCTGTTCGGGGGCGTCGGCCTGTTCAGCGCTGCGGTCGCCCAAAGAGGCGGCCGCGTCACCCTCGTCGAGAGCTACCCGACGGCTTGTGAAGACGCCCGCCATAACCTTTCCGGTCTATCCGGCGTCACTGTCATCGAAGGCACAGCCGAGCACGTGCTGTCTGAAGGCACTGTCCAGTTCGACCGCGTAATCGTCGACCCGCCTTCTGAAGGACTGAGCCTGGCCGTGGTCGATGCCTTGGCCCAATCGAAAGCCTCCCGCATCGTCTATGTGAGCAGTGACGCCGCCACCCTCGCCCGCGATGCCAAACGCCTGACCAAACACGGCTTCCAATTGGTGAGCGTCCAGCCCATAGATCTCTCCCCGCAAACCTACTATCTCGACTGCGTTGCCACCCTGATCCGCTGA
- a CDS encoding FHA domain-containing protein, which translates to MTGFGQSPIARLRWKHPETGADEAYDLHEGTSLTIGRAAINQICIPQQHVSRQHVSIDYQDGMFMVNDMGSANGTFLNDQLITAPTPLMAGDKIRLYTPEIDFVAVTTDDSTQNAISVSLLPTDETPSSVIGMPRLIFMSGPQKDEIVKLTLDDLKLGRATLNHTWEIGIQDSSVSRPHARIARVNSAWVLYDLGSANGTRVNSINVTEKGKVLSDGDVLSVGQTMIQFRTN; encoded by the coding sequence ATGACAGGCTTTGGCCAGTCTCCCATTGCCAGATTGAGGTGGAAGCATCCCGAAACCGGCGCGGATGAGGCTTACGATTTGCATGAAGGCACCAGTCTGACGATTGGCCGTGCCGCAATCAATCAGATCTGTATCCCGCAGCAGCATGTTTCGCGCCAGCACGTGTCGATTGACTATCAGGACGGCATGTTCATGGTCAACGACATGGGCAGCGCCAACGGCACGTTCCTGAACGATCAACTGATCACAGCCCCCACGCCGCTGATGGCGGGTGACAAAATCCGGTTGTACACGCCAGAAATCGACTTCGTGGCGGTCACCACTGACGACTCAACGCAAAACGCGATCTCGGTGTCGCTGCTGCCGACCGATGAGACGCCAAGCTCGGTTATCGGTATGCCCCGCCTCATTTTCATGAGCGGCCCGCAGAAGGATGAAATCGTAAAGCTGACGCTAGACGACCTCAAACTGGGGCGCGCGACACTCAATCACACCTGGGAAATCGGCATTCAGGACTCCTCTGTCTCACGGCCGCATGCGCGGATCGCACGGGTCAACTCGGCCTGGGTCTTATATGACCTCGGCAGCGCCAACGGCACGCGCGTCAACAGCATCAACGTCACCGAAAAAGGCAAAGTTCTGTCGGATGGCGATGTCCTGAGCGTCGGCCAGACCATGATCCAGTTCCGGACGAACTAG
- a CDS encoding NADH-quinone oxidoreductase subunit N, with translation MNVPSFADLNLSATLPAVFLALGTTTLLIVDVFLPKERRHWTAWLALLGVVVSFVLTLATYNSGTTALSEMFVADSFSGFMNMIALVAAGITVLLGIDYMKRTDSARGEFWSLLLLSTAGIMFMASANDLIVIFVSLELLSIPLYILAAFRLNNAKSEESGMKYFILGAFASAFLVYGSALIYGATGTTNLPEIFSSVPGIVANGTGGAMFYLVVGAALIIVGLGFKVAIVPFHMWTPDVYEGAPTPVTAFMSVGAKIGGFAALLRVLVTAMPALIANEQTIPVWQNTVMILAALTLIVGNFVAISQSNIKRMLAYSSIAHAGYVLMAVAAAANPLTADVATQGALVYLLSYTFTNLGAFAVALSIEKNDGSGTSLDDFKGLSRSRPIMAAMMAVFMFSLTGIPLTAGFTGKWFVFQASMNAGLVPLAVIGVLTSVVSAFYYVRVIVNMYLHEGAGDEAAGATQSVNWALYISFAGTMMLGLFPVLATNLTDTVSLLAKLPQ, from the coding sequence ATGAACGTCCCAAGTTTCGCAGACCTTAATCTCAGCGCGACGCTGCCGGCGGTGTTCCTGGCCCTTGGCACGACCACGCTGCTGATTGTGGACGTGTTTCTGCCTAAGGAACGCCGTCACTGGACGGCCTGGCTGGCGCTGCTGGGGGTCGTGGTCAGTTTTGTGCTGACCCTGGCAACCTACAACAGCGGCACCACCGCGCTCAGCGAAATGTTTGTGGCCGATTCGTTCAGCGGCTTCATGAACATGATCGCGCTGGTTGCGGCGGGGATCACTGTACTGCTCGGCATCGATTACATGAAACGGACAGATTCGGCGCGGGGTGAATTCTGGTCGCTGCTGCTGCTGAGCACGGCGGGCATCATGTTCATGGCCAGCGCTAACGACCTGATCGTGATCTTCGTGTCGCTCGAACTGCTCTCAATCCCGCTGTATATCCTGGCGGCGTTCCGGCTGAACAATGCCAAGAGCGAAGAATCGGGCATGAAATACTTCATCCTGGGCGCGTTCGCCAGCGCGTTCCTGGTCTATGGCTCTGCCTTGATCTACGGCGCGACGGGCACAACGAACCTGCCGGAAATCTTCAGTTCGGTCCCAGGCATTGTTGCCAACGGCACCGGCGGCGCTATGTTCTACCTGGTGGTCGGCGCGGCGCTGATCATCGTCGGTCTCGGCTTCAAAGTGGCGATTGTCCCGTTCCACATGTGGACACCTGACGTGTATGAAGGCGCACCGACGCCCGTTACCGCGTTCATGAGCGTAGGAGCCAAGATCGGTGGATTCGCGGCGCTGCTGCGCGTCCTGGTGACTGCCATGCCAGCCCTGATCGCCAACGAGCAGACCATTCCGGTCTGGCAGAATACGGTGATGATCCTGGCCGCCCTGACGCTGATCGTCGGCAACTTCGTCGCAATCTCGCAGTCGAACATCAAGCGTATGCTCGCCTATTCGAGCATTGCCCATGCGGGATATGTGCTGATGGCTGTCGCGGCCGCGGCCAATCCGCTCACGGCAGACGTGGCTACACAAGGCGCGCTGGTCTATCTGCTGTCTTATACGTTCACCAACCTCGGCGCGTTTGCCGTCGCCCTCTCGATCGAAAAGAACGATGGCAGCGGGACGTCGCTTGACGACTTCAAGGGCCTTTCCCGCAGCAGGCCGATCATGGCGGCGATGATGGCGGTGTTCATGTTCAGCCTGACGGGGATCCCTCTGACGGCCGGATTCACGGGGAAATGGTTCGTGTTTCAGGCAAGCATGAACGCGGGCCTGGTGCCGCTGGCGGTGATCGGTGTTCTGACCAGCGTCGTGAGCGCGTTCTACTATGTGCGTGTGATCGTCAACATGTACCTGCATGAAGGCGCCGGCGATGAAGCGGCCGGGGCGACACAGTCTGTGAACTGGGCGCTGTACATCTCTTTCGCCGGGACAATGATGCTGGGGCTGTTCCCGGTCCTTGCCACGAACCTGACGGATACGGTATCGCTGCTAGCAAAGCTTCCGCAATAA
- a CDS encoding NADH-quinone oxidoreductase subunit M: protein MDVSGLSLVTVVLFLPMVGLTILMFMNEEKQRQAIKWTAFGFTVATFLAALLMWSQFDASNPGMQFIQRDDWLPTFGVSYFVGVDGLSLILVLLTTFIMPLAVLISHVSHIFEERGREKLYYMFLMLLEWAMIGVFVVQDLIVFYIFWEITLVPMYFLVGIWGGENRVYAAIKFFLYTMAGSILMLLAILFVGGQAGTFALPEILAQIQAGTLVFPFDGLLSPQSFLFLGFLIAFAIKVPIWPFHSWLPDAHVQAPTAGSVILAAVLLKMGTYGIIRFCLPLFPESAVAWAPFVAFLGVFGIIYGAWVSYAQKDIKKLVAYSSVSHMGFVVIGIFAFNAQGMQGATIQMVNHGISTGGLFLLVGMLYERRHTKAIDAFGGIWKALPLFGAISLLVTLSSMGLPGLNGFIGEFTILLGTFGSDVLGFTFALFATLGVILAAVYMLYMFQKVYLGELDKEENKHLHPLAWQEIAVLVPICIMIIWIGIQPAMWFNMIDASTNSIVAGVTPFIEQVAKIAPAAVALLP from the coding sequence ATGGATGTGTCAGGGCTTTCGCTCGTAACGGTGGTGCTGTTCCTACCCATGGTAGGACTCACCATCCTGATGTTCATGAACGAAGAGAAGCAGCGCCAGGCCATTAAGTGGACGGCGTTTGGCTTCACCGTTGCCACTTTCCTTGCCGCGCTGCTGATGTGGTCGCAGTTTGACGCCTCAAATCCGGGCATGCAGTTCATCCAGCGCGATGATTGGCTGCCGACATTCGGCGTGAGCTATTTTGTCGGCGTTGACGGCCTGAGCCTGATCCTTGTGCTGCTGACGACGTTCATCATGCCGCTCGCGGTGCTGATCAGCCACGTCAGCCACATCTTCGAAGAGCGTGGGCGCGAGAAGCTTTACTATATGTTCCTGATGCTGCTCGAATGGGCGATGATCGGCGTCTTCGTCGTTCAGGACCTGATCGTGTTCTACATCTTCTGGGAAATCACGCTTGTTCCGATGTATTTCCTGGTCGGTATCTGGGGCGGCGAGAACCGCGTGTATGCGGCCATCAAGTTCTTCCTGTACACAATGGCCGGGTCGATCCTGATGCTGCTGGCGATCCTGTTTGTCGGCGGCCAGGCGGGTACGTTTGCGCTTCCGGAAATCCTCGCCCAGATTCAGGCCGGGACACTGGTCTTCCCGTTCGACGGCCTGCTTAGCCCGCAGTCGTTCCTGTTCCTGGGCTTCCTGATCGCCTTTGCGATCAAAGTCCCGATTTGGCCGTTCCACAGCTGGCTGCCAGATGCGCATGTGCAGGCGCCCACGGCGGGCTCGGTCATCCTGGCCGCGGTTCTGCTGAAGATGGGCACCTATGGCATCATCCGTTTCTGCCTGCCGCTGTTCCCCGAGTCGGCCGTTGCCTGGGCGCCGTTTGTCGCGTTCCTGGGCGTGTTCGGCATCATCTACGGCGCGTGGGTCAGCTACGCTCAAAAAGACATCAAGAAGCTGGTCGCGTATTCCTCGGTCAGCCATATGGGCTTCGTGGTCATCGGGATATTCGCATTTAACGCGCAGGGGATGCAGGGCGCGACCATTCAAATGGTCAATCATGGTATCAGCACCGGCGGCTTGTTCCTTCTTGTCGGCATGCTGTACGAGCGCCGCCACACCAAGGCCATCGACGCGTTCGGCGGCATCTGGAAGGCGCTTCCGCTGTTTGGCGCGATCAGCCTGCTGGTCACGCTCAGCAGCATGGGCCTGCCGGGGCTGAATGGCTTCATCGGCGAGTTTACTATTCTGCTCGGCACGTTCGGCAGCGATGTACTCGGTTTCACGTTTGCCCTGTTTGCCACGCTCGGCGTCATCCTTGCCGCCGTGTATATGCTCTACATGTTCCAAAAGGTGTACCTCGGTGAGCTGGACAAAGAGGAAAACAAGCACCTGCATCCGCTTGCGTGGCAGGAGATTGCGGTGCTGGTCCCCATCTGCATCATGATCATCTGGATCGGCATCCAGCCTGCGATGTGGTTCAACATGATTGATGCGTCGACGAACAGCATCGTCGCAGGGGTTACGCCATTTATCGAGCAGGTCGCCAAGATTGCACCGGCGGCTGTTGCGCTGCTTCCTTAA
- the nuoK gene encoding NADH-quinone oxidoreductase subunit NuoK, whose translation MVQTEAYVILSMALFALGALGVLLRRNAIVVFMSVELMLNSANLALVAFSRHWGEVDGHLFTFFVMTVAAAEVAVGLALIVAIFRTKQSINIDELHLMEG comes from the coding sequence ATGGTTCAAACTGAAGCCTATGTGATACTCAGCATGGCCTTGTTCGCCCTTGGGGCGCTTGGCGTACTTCTGCGTCGTAATGCGATCGTGGTATTTATGTCTGTTGAACTGATGCTCAACAGCGCCAATCTGGCCCTTGTCGCCTTTAGCAGACATTGGGGAGAGGTAGACGGCCACTTGTTTACATTTTTCGTGATGACGGTCGCCGCGGCTGAAGTGGCTGTCGGGCTGGCACTAATTGTGGCGATTTTCCGTACCAAGCAGAGCATCAATATTGATGAGCTGCACCTGATGGAAGGTTAG